The genomic window AAAATCCCAAAAACAATATCAGTAGTTGTTTTTGGGATTTTTTATAAGGTTATGACATCGCTGGTTTATAGCCCAACAAAATCATCGCTTTTTGGAAAAATACTCAAAGCTTGAATTGCAATTTCTGGAGTAGGAGAAGCCAATTTTCTAAGTTTGGTATCCATCCATGCTCCGTCTACTGTAATGGTAGCGCAAAGTGTATCATCTTCTCTTCTAAATTCGTGAATGATAGACCAGCGTGACGCATCGGCTTTCATTTTTGAGGTTTTAGTATGAATAAAAATTTTGTCTGAAAGTTTTAATTCTTTTCTGAAAACACATTCTTCTCTAAACAAAACTGGCCCAAAACCTTGTGTCTGCATTACTTTTAAGGTTAAACCTAGTTCCTCTAGGATTTCGATACGATGTTGCGCACCAAAATCGTAATAAGCGCTATGTCGAACGTGAAAATTTGGGTCAAGATCTGACCAGCGGAAAGATATTTCTTTTACAAATGAAGCCATTTTTAATATTGATTTTATTGGAAAACCGAAATTACGAATAAAAAATAAACGAATATCATAAAATTACTATGCATGCATATTTTTTTTTCTTCATTTAGGGGTGAAAAGAAACATTTTTCAATTACGCTCTTTCTACTAAACAGTTATAACAGCCAGGTCTTGCATTGTGAATATGGATATAATCTATTTTTTCGTTTTCAAAAGTTTTGATAATGCTTTCTTTCAGGGTATTTCCTTCTGCGACAGACGCTTCTTTCATCATGCCATTTTTATCATAACCACGTAGCGAAAGCAATCTATGATTAAACATAAGCGGAATCTGGTTCGTTTCGAATGTAGGCGTAGTGACTTTCTTTCGTATAAAAATTGGCCCGCTTGCTTGATAAGGTGAGGCTGTTTGATGATGTTGGTATGGCAATAAAATGACTTCTTCGCCAATTTGAGCATCTTCCAGACTTATTCTGCAAGGAAAACCGGGGAATTTGTCGACAGTCATTCTGATTGCGCCAATTTTTTCTAGTTCTAGATCTGTTAATTTGAAGTAGCCTGAAAATTCTGTATGATTTAAAGGCTTGATTTTAAAATTTGCTTCCATAATTTTTTTTAAGTAAAAATCATATTTGTTAGGAAGCAAAAAAATCCAAATCTTGCTATGTTTTATAATGCCATTTTTGATAACTCAACTTCAAGCTTGTCAAAATTCTCTTCGTTTTTATCAACGACATAAGGTTTTAGTTTCTGGCATTCTTCAACAGTTTCAAAAAGCATTTTGAAAACTACTTTGGTTTCATTTTCAGCAACAGTTTCAAAAGTCGTTAAGATTTGAAAAAGCGGTTTAGAATGACGTTTCCATGCAATAAGATTCGGTTTGTCAATTTTTATGAATTCGCATTCGTTTTCAAAATTTCCTCTTTCTGGGCCATGCATGGTAAATTTCCATATTCCGCCTTCGCAAAAATCAAATTCATGAAAAGTATTGGTGAAACCTTTTGGTCCCCACCAATTTTTCAGATGATCCGGATTGCTCCATGCTTTAAAAACAAGTTCTTGGGGGAAATTCAGAATTCTTGTAGTCACAATTTCTGAATCTGGTGTTGTGGAAAGAATTTCTGAAGTCATTTTGTACGATTTTATTATTTGTAACGTATTAATATGCTTAATTCGTTGGGTAAAATTATTTTCAACACATAGAAACATAGTTTAACTAAACTTAAAAAAGGCGTTTCACTAGTTTAAATGCACATAGTTTAGCTATGTGTGGAAACTTGTTTCTTCCATTTTCTTTTTTCGACACAAAAAACTATGTCTCTATGTGTTAAAATGCTTTTATTTTTTAATTCACCCAATGGGTTATACATAGATACAATTTAAATGTTTACAGATTCAGTAACTGGTGAGATTGTAATATCATCTGAATTCAAAGATTCTAAAAAATCCGAAGCATCAAATACTTCACCCATTGTGGTTACACCAGTTTTATTTATTCGTCCTGATAGTATTCTGTTGATTGCTTCGACAACCAGCGGGGCTGTAACGGCATAAATATCCTGACCTTTAGCAGTAATGCTTCTTGTTGTATTTTGATTGGAAGCAGTTACTTCTATAGCAAATTGCTGAGACGATCTGTTTTTATCATCGACAGGTTTTGGTTCGGGCGTGTTTTCATTTCTTAGCTCTTCGAGAGAATTTTGACTAAGATAAGTGGTAATATTTTTTACATTCAAATGACGAGAAATAGTGATGATTTCTGAAAGAGGCAGGGCTATAATTTCCTTAACTCCTATAGGATTTTTGAAATCCCATTTTATTGCTGGCTTTGCTTCAAATTCCTGTAAAAGCTTATCTTTAAAAATAAGTCTTTTGTAATGGTTTCGTTCGCCTGTCAATCGGGTTCCTTTTGTAGGATGCCAAGAGTCAAGCCCAATATAAATGTTTATTTCTTCAGTTTCGTTCCAGTCACTGGTTATGGCTGTGCTTAACAAATCGCCAAGTCCGCCGTAAAATGCGGCAGCAGGAATGATAAGGATTTGATCTTTTCTTGCCTGTTCAGAAAATTGTTCAAATATATCTAGTACTGGTTTTTGTTCGGCAGTTAAATCAATATAATGGCTTCCTAAGCGCAAAGCCGATTTTATAATAGGTTCGGCTGTGTCGAGATAAGGTCCAGCGCAGTTTACAATAATTATTGCATTAGAAAAGGCATTGTCAAGTGATGCAGCATCATGTATATCAGCTGCTTTTACTGCCGCATCTGGATATTGTTTTTGCAGTGTTTTTAGTTTTTCTTCATCTCTTCCAGAAAGTACAATATTTTTATAACCTTGCCTGTAAAGTTCAGAAACGATAAATTTCCCTGTATGACCATACGCGCCATAAATCGCAATATTTTCTTTC from Flavobacterium sp. KACC 22763 includes these protein-coding regions:
- a CDS encoding acyl-CoA thioesterase; this translates as MASFVKEISFRWSDLDPNFHVRHSAYYDFGAQHRIEILEELGLTLKVMQTQGFGPVLFREECVFRKELKLSDKIFIHTKTSKMKADASRWSIIHEFRREDDTLCATITVDGAWMDTKLRKLASPTPEIAIQALSIFPKSDDFVGL
- a CDS encoding DUF1203 domain-containing protein produces the protein MEANFKIKPLNHTEFSGYFKLTDLELEKIGAIRMTVDKFPGFPCRISLEDAQIGEEVILLPYQHHQTASPYQASGPIFIRKKVTTPTFETNQIPLMFNHRLLSLRGYDKNGMMKEASVAEGNTLKESIIKTFENEKIDYIHIHNARPGCYNCLVERA
- a CDS encoding SRPBCC family protein; its protein translation is MTSEILSTTPDSEIVTTRILNFPQELVFKAWSNPDHLKNWWGPKGFTNTFHEFDFCEGGIWKFTMHGPERGNFENECEFIKIDKPNLIAWKRHSKPLFQILTTFETVAENETKVVFKMLFETVEECQKLKPYVVDKNEENFDKLEVELSKMAL
- a CDS encoding saccharopine dehydrogenase family protein; translated protein: MKENIAIYGAYGHTGKFIVSELYRQGYKNIVLSGRDEEKLKTLQKQYPDAAVKAADIHDAASLDNAFSNAIIIVNCAGPYLDTAEPIIKSALRLGSHYIDLTAEQKPVLDIFEQFSEQARKDQILIIPAAAFYGGLGDLLSTAITSDWNETEEINIYIGLDSWHPTKGTRLTGERNHYKRLIFKDKLLQEFEAKPAIKWDFKNPIGVKEIIALPLSEIITISRHLNVKNITTYLSQNSLEELRNENTPEPKPVDDKNRSSQQFAIEVTASNQNTTRSITAKGQDIYAVTAPLVVEAINRILSGRINKTGVTTMGEVFDASDFLESLNSDDITISPVTESVNI